The Oscillospiraceae bacterium genome contains the following window.
ACTCTGGAATGCAGAGCAGCCCTACTTATATACCCTTGTGTTGGACACGCCTAACGAGACTATTACGGACCGTGTCGGCATCCGTGAGGTTCATGTTGCCAACAACCAGATTTATGTCAACGGCCAGTCCATCAAGTTCCACGGTGTAAACCGCCACGAATCCGACCCCGTCACGGGATATGCTGTTGGCTTTGAGCAGACGAAAAAAGACCTGCTCATGATTAAAAAGCACAACTTCAATGCCATCCGCACCAGCCATTACCCGGATGTGCCTTACTTCTACCAGCTCTGCGACCAGTACGGCTTCTTTGTCATTGATGAAGCCGACAACGAGAGCCACGGTGCGTCCGAATACTATTGCGAGGGCAACGAAAGCTGGCCCAACCACGTTGAAAACTGGAACAAGCCCATCGCAGACAACCCGGAGTTCACCGAGGCCACCGTAGACCGCACCCGCCTCTGCGTGGAGCGTGACAAGAACCGTCCCTGCGTCATCATCTGGTCGATGGGCAACGAGAGCGCCTACGGCTGCACGTTCGAAGAAGCGCTGGCATGGACAAAGAGTTTTGACCCCCGCCGCCTGACCCACTACGAGAGCGCCCAGTACCGCAGCAAGAACCGTAAATATGATTTCTCGAACATTGATATGTTCAGCAATATGTACCCTTCTCTCGAAAGCATTCAGGAATATCTGGACAACGAGCCGGACAAACCCTATATCATGTGCGAGTACAGCCACTGCATGGGCAACGGCCCCGGCGATTTGGAGGATTACTTCCAGTTCATTCAGAGCCATGACGGCTTGGTCGGCGGTTTCCTGTGGGAATGGTGCGACCACGGTATTTATAAAGGGAAGATGCCCGACGGCCGCGACATCTATTATTACGGCGGCGACCACAATGAGTGGCCGCATGACGGCAATTTCTGCATGGACGGTCTGGTCTACCCCGACCGCCGCCCGCACACCGGGCTGTTGGAGTTCAAGAACATCTATCGCCCGGCGCGTGTTGTGAAGTACGACCGGGAATCCGGCATGCTCACGCTGCATAACTACATGGACTTTGTTGATTTGACTGAGTATGCCGCACTAACCTATCAGGTAAGCTGCGACGGCAAGGTCATCGACAACGGCTTCATCCCCTACCCTGACGGTTTCACCCTGCCGCCGCACAGCGAAAGCGCCTTGCCGTTGGCCGTCCATATTCCCGACAAAGGCAAGTGTTTCCTGAAAATCTTCTACCATTGCAAAAAAGACCTGCCCTTGCGTTCGGAAGATCATCTTCTGGGGTTTGATGAAATCCTGCTGGAAAACGAAGACAGCCGCAACCAGAAAACCTTGGCTATGTGGAGTGATGCCCCTTCCAACAGCACAATCACTGTTCAGGAGACGGACCGCCATTTGACGCTGCGCGGCAAGAACTTCACCTACAACTTTAATAAGCTGACGGGTCTGTTCGCCGCGATGCAGTACGAGGATGCAGTCCTGTTGGACAAGGAAATGGAGTTCAACATCTGGCGTGCTCCTACGGACAATGACCGCAAGCTGAAGCTGGATTGGCTGGCTGCCCGCTATGACCACTGTATGACCAATGCCTA
Protein-coding sequences here:
- a CDS encoding DUF4981 domain-containing protein; this translates as MIIPHYYEDPHTLHVGTMPNRAYYIPASRRSDALVEHRETSDRFQLLNGSWKFRYYASIYDLQDAFYEVGYDASAFDSIPVPSVWQNHGYDHHQYTNIRYPFPADPPYVPKENPCGAYLYDFTYQKDAAAPRAFLNFEGVASCFYVWLNGQFVGYSQVAHSTSEFDVTKFLQDGTNHLAVLVLKWCDGSYMEDQDMFRMNGIFRDVYLLHRPEQCIEDYFITTDIHGSTAEVAVRLRYYDSAVATRITLYDAAGTMVGSVTPVEAPDDAAFPYHAEITVVDPTLWNAEQPYLYTLVLDTPNETITDRVGIREVHVANNQIYVNGQSIKFHGVNRHESDPVTGYAVGFEQTKKDLLMIKKHNFNAIRTSHYPDVPYFYQLCDQYGFFVIDEADNESHGASEYYCEGNESWPNHVENWNKPIADNPEFTEATVDRTRLCVERDKNRPCVIIWSMGNESAYGCTFEEALAWTKSFDPRRLTHYESAQYRSKNRKYDFSNIDMFSNMYPSLESIQEYLDNEPDKPYIMCEYSHCMGNGPGDLEDYFQFIQSHDGLVGGFLWEWCDHGIYKGKMPDGRDIYYYGGDHNEWPHDGNFCMDGLVYPDRRPHTGLLEFKNIYRPARVVKYDRESGMLTLHNYMDFVDLTEYAALTYQVSCDGKVIDNGFIPYPDGFTLPPHSESALPLAVHIPDKGKCFLKIFYHCKKDLPLRSEDHLLGFDEILLENEDSRNQKTLAMWSDAPSNSTITVQETDRHLTLRGKNFTYNFNKLTGLFAAMQYEDAVLLDKEMEFNIWRAPTDNDRKLKLDWLAARYDHCMTNAYRTEYQVTDSGVTLRAKVGIAPISLQKFLDLDVCWTVSNSGAVTLALHAERNTVFPELPRFGLRLFLPKEMARVSYFGMGPMESYCDKHHAASHDYFSSTIWQQHEDYIRPQENGSHYDCDYVQLDGAGIKLTAVGAKPFCFNASHYTQEELTEKAHNYELHPCDSTVLCLDYAQNGIGSASCGPRLAEQYRLDDASFDFSIRLIPEKA